TGTCCCTCTTATGAGTTTCCCATCGTGGATCGGAAATATGTAGAACTGCTTGAAAAGGGAGCTAAGGAGGTGGGCATCTGCATTATCATCAATTCTATTATGCTCATAGCTCCCCTTCTCTGGAGCTAGTTTTTCAAAGAAATCATATAGATCTTTGC
The Sulfolobales archaeon DNA segment above includes these coding regions:
- a CDS encoding secondary thiamine-phosphate synthase enzyme YjbQ, whose amino-acid sequence is KDLYDFFEKLAPEKGSYEHNRIDDNADAHLLSSLFKQFYIFPIHDGKLIRGTWQELIITEFDGPRTRMIIVMVLGDKR